The sequence AGTTTGCAACGCAGTTGTAATCGCTTCGTGTTCACGAGCGAGCGTCATAAACCATTCGCGCTCAATCGCCCGCAAATGCGGATGTGCTGCATCGACAATTACAATCCCTTCTTTCGCAAACAACTTAAGTACGATCGCCGCAAAAAAGTCGGCCACCGTTTTTGACGTTGCCATACATTCATATATGTACGTGCGCAATTCGTTTGTTACATTTGTTTCGCCAAATGTTTTGAATATATCATCTATCCATTGTTTCAACGCATCTGCATCAAGCTCGATGTGAGCAGCCATTCGCTTTTCTTTCGCTAGTGGCGAATACACATGTTTTTTCACTTTTCCACGTTGTGCGACATGGACGTAATTAATTTCTGCAATGTCGTGGTCTTCAGATGCCATCCAAAATACCGGAACGACCGGCACACGAAGCTGTTGTTCTTGTTGTTTTGCTAATGTAATGATGGAAATGATTTTATATATCGTATAGAGCGGTCCGGTTAAAAGACCTGCCTGTTGCCCGCCGATGACGACGACGCTTTCTCGATGACGCAATTTTTCAATGTTTGCAATCGTTTCTTCACTTGCTTGAAACTGTTTATGATACGCAAGCAAATGATCAACGAGCGCATCACGGGCATACGTCCGCTTTTGTAACTCATGCAAACGTTCTTCAAAAGAACAAGGATGGAACGCCTCGTGAACAGGAAACGCCCCTTCCATGTATTCCGTCGCTAAACGGTTTGTTGCTGGCAGTGACAGCTCGATGACTTCCATTGTGAACTTCCTTTCTCCTTCATGATGAAAATGCGATCATGACACGATGAATGATCCCATATATAAATAATCCAATATAAGCGGCAGTAAATAATAAAAACTGCATTTTCCAATATAGTTTAAACGTTCGTTGCAACGATACGTCGCCTGTTTTTTTCCAATACCAAACGATCCCAATCATTAATGTTACAATAAAAAAAATAAGTAGTTCAACAATATATGATCGCCGAAAAATAGCTTGCAATAAAACATGAACAGCAAAAATAAAAAAAATGGTCGATCCGTTTACAGCGACGTGGAACGCACGCCTCCCTTTTCGCTTAAAAACCGCTTTGGCAAGTGTAAATATAAAAAAAAACGACAAAAACGGCATAACAATCATGATAGCAATGAAAGAGGTGAGTATATCTTTCATCTCTCCGTCTCCCCCTCTAATTGTTTCCCTTTCATAAGCGCATATAAAAACGTGCTAATTGGGGCTGGGACGCATCGCTCGTTCGCCCGCTCGATCACATAGCCTAAAATCGCATCTAATTCCGTCATTCGCCCCGCCTCGATGTCACACAACATCGATGAGCGATTGGCAGCCGTTTGTTGACAAACCGTTTCAATATGCTTCCATATACGCTCTCGCTGTTCAATCTGAAAAATAGATGTGACTTCATGAAACAACTGTTCCATCGCTTGCCGATACGGCGCATGTGTCACTAACATGCCGTTTGGTACTTGCAATAGAGCGGTAAGCGGATTAATAGCAACGTTCACCATTAATTTTTCAATTAACATCATTTCCCAATCGTCGACATATTGGAACGGAAAACGGGCGTCTGTCGTATATAGAAAAGAAAACGTTTCTTTTTTTCCGCGCCACACGCTCCATTTCGTTTTACCGACACCCGTATGGGAAACCGTCGTATCGTCGATTTTGAACGCGCCATGTTCAACAACCGCAAGCGCAATATGATGATGAGGCATGTGCGGTAAATGGGACACATGCCCCATGCCGTTTTGCAAAAACATCACAGCGTCCGCTCGAAGCATATGCATGTTTGTTTTCAATATGTTTGTTAAGTCGTATTGTTTCACCGCTATAAATAACACATCTACATTCGTTTCACGAACGAACGGTTCAGCATGAACACGATGCGTCGTCCGTTCATCGCCACAAATGACCGTCAGCCCATGCGTACATAATTGTTCTGCTTGTTCTTGCCGACGCGTATAAACCGTCACGTCATAGTGGTTACTGAAATAAGCTGCCATCAATAAGCCGACTGCTCCGCCCCCTATAATTCCGATGCGCACGATGCGATCCTCCTCTTTTTTGCTATGTTTTATTGTATAAAAAAAAGTAGCTGGCGTCTATCAGCTACTACACAGACAATTGACGTGCGCGTTCTAAAATGTGCATCACCGTTTGATATTCTTGTTGCACCGCTTGCAGTTTCTTTTCAAGCTCTTCTTTTTCTTTTTGGAGCGTCCGTACTTGTTCGCGCAACTGTTCGATTTCTTGTTGCCCTTCCCCGCGTTGTTGCAACGTTTGTAAAAAAGAGATCACATCTTGCAACGTCATGTTTCGCTCGGCTAGTTGCGGTTCTTTTTTCTCTTTTCGTTGCTGTTTAGCAAGCTCTAACGCCTCTTCATATTGCTTCCGCACATATGCGTTCCAACGAAAACCACAAGCGGCTGCCGTTCGTGATAGTTTTTTCCCTACTTCTTCAAACGCGCGTAATTGGGTGCTCCCTTCGCGCACAAAAGCTAGCACCGTTTCAGCGAGCAATACATCTTCTTCTTCTGTCCATGCATCTTGGCGCGTCATTTCTATCCCTCCTCGCTACATTTACTATATGAGTATGCAGCTAATAGAGAAGATAGAAGACTATTTGTTTCGTTTCGTTAAAAATGATTGCACCGCTTGATCGTGTTCTTCGCTTTCCCATAAATATGCACATCGTTCGATTTCAGCGAAAAACCGTTGGCGAAACTGCTCTGTTTTCCAACGTGCCACCGCGGCTTCTTTATAAGCGCGCAATACAGCCGTTGATTTATTCGTATACTCCCTTAACTCTTTTTCACATCGTTCGCGCAACGAGTCAGGAAAAACGCGATGTACAAAGCCGATATGCTCCGCTTCTTCCGCTGTCATCGTTTTCGCGCGCAACAATATATTGAGCGCTTGATCGTACGGCATTTTTTCAAATAACATCGTCGCGCCGCCCCAGCCGGTCGTGATCGCTAAATTCGCTTGCACAAATCCGAGGCGCACCCCGGCACGCGCGAAACGAAAATCGCATGCGGTCGCTAATTCGCAACCTCCGCCGATCGCAGTTCCATTGATTAACGCAACCGTTGGCTTCGATAACGTCAATAAACGATATAAAATGTTTCCCATTTTCGCTAACATCGCATGCGCTTCTTCTTTTGTTTTCAGCTGATGAAACACTTGTAAGTCGCCACCCGCGCAAAACGCCTCTTCTCCTTCCCCTGTAATGACGAGCACTTTCGCCTCATCATCTTGTTCAACGAGCGTCAGCGCTTGCTCGAGTTCATCCATGACTGCATAATCAATCGCATTTCGTCTTGACGGACGACAAATGGTAAACGAGACGATGCCATGTTGTTCTTCGATCATTTTCCCTCTCCCCTTTACTGCATGTCCATCTTTTTTATTCGCTTTCCCGTTCTTTTTTCCTTCCAAATAAGAAAAGCGCAAGGGGATGGCCCTTACGCTTTTCTTATTTGTTTACAACGTCTTTTCCTTTGTATGTTCCACAAACTTTACATACGCGATGAGCAAGTTTCATTTCACCGCAGTTTGGGCATTCTACCATACCAGGTACGCGCAATTTGAAGTGCGTACGACGTAGTCTCTTTTTCATTTTCGATGTTCTTCTAAAAGGTACTGCCATCATTTCCACCTCCTTAAAGAGATTTAGGCGAATATGGAGGCCGGTGTAGTTCCGGATCTTCCCTTATGATTCATTTTTGTTTTCAAAAAACTTGGCTAACTTCGCAAGGCGCGGATCAATTTTGTTTTCATGTTCTTCTTCCGAAATGACCGCCCAATCTTTTCCTGATTGCGGAACGGCATCCGGATGATCCGGCTGCTCGCTAAAAATTTGCATTGGAATTTCAAGAAGAATGAGCTCTTTTACGATCGGCATTAAGTCGATCGCCTCTCCTTGAACAACATGCGATTCTTCATCGGTTGCATCATAATCGTTCAAAAAAAACGTTTCTGTGCTTTCGATGGCGAATGGATATGATACGTCCACAAGCGTACGGGAACACGGTAACGTCATCGTCCCTTCAATCGTTAAGTGGAACGTGAACTTTTTCGCGCTCACATCTGCCCGTCCATGAACACGCACAGGGGAAATGTCGCGAATCGAGTCGTCCACTTCTTTCAATTCGGACACATCAGCCATTTCGTCAATCGACAGCCCTTTATGTTGCAACTGATGAAGTTGATGAATAGACCATCTCAATGATAATCACCTCAAGACAACAAAGAAAATTATACGTTTGAACAACGGTTTTGTCAATATTTTTTCTTTACACTACTTCCATTATAATCAGCTTATACTCACTGTACCACGTTTTACATAAAAAAGAAAGGTGGACAATACATGAAAGCGGTTGGCATCGTTGTCGAATACAATCCGTTTCATAACGGGCACTTATATCATGTGCAACAAACGAGAAAAAAAACGAGCGCAGATTGCGTCATCGCCGTCATGAGTAGCTCATTTACACAACGGGGCGAACCTGCGATCGTACCGAAATGGGAGCGCGCTCGCATGGCGCTTGCAGGCGGCGTCGATCTCGTTGTTGAACTTCCTTATACGTTTGCTGTTCAAACAGCAGAATGGTTCGCTCAAGGGGCTATTTCGATTCTCGATGCGCTTTTTTGCGAGCAATTATGTTTCGGAAGCGAGGACGGAAGCATCGAACCGTTTATAAAAACGGCTCAACTTCTTGTTTATGAAAAAGAGCAACATAACGAAAAAGTAAAACAATATATGCAACAAGGTATCAACTATGCAAAAGCGTATACGCTTGCCCTTCATGACATTGGTCACGATACGCTTGACGTTTCACAACCGAACAACATTTTAGGGTTACATTACGTCAAGGCGATTATCGAACAACGAAGCAAGATGATGCCAGAAACGATTCAACGAACGGCTGCTCATTATCACGACGAAACGCTTCCAGCAAACGATAACATTGCGAGCGCAACGAGCATTCGTCGCTCTTTACAAATTAGTTATAACGATGTCGCACGCTACGTTCCGCATACAACATATGAAACGTTACAAACGTATCGCCATACGTATATGACGTGGCATGATTGGGAAAAATATTTTCCGTTTTTAAAATATCGGTTATTGACGATGGAAGTAGATGACATTCGCCAAATTGCTGAAGTGGAAGAAGGAATTGAGCATCGTCTGAAAAAGACAATCATTCACGCCACGTCATTTCACGATTTTCTTTCGGCTGTCAAAACGAAACGATATACGTGGACACGATTGCAACGTATATGCACCCACATATTAACGAACGTCATGAAAAAGGAAATAGCGAAAGCAATCGAAAACAAGCGTGCAACATACGTTCGTCCGCTAGCGATGAACGAAACAGGGAGAGCGTATTTACAAGAAATTAAAAAGCGCATGACGTTGCCACTTGTGACAAACGCCAAACAAATGAGACACGATCCGATATATCAAATAGAAAAAAAAGCGACGCAGGCGTATTTTTCGATTTTGCCTGAGCCGCTTTGTTCGGAAGCGTTACAGCGCGAGTATAAAACTCCGCCGTTACGATAACTTTTGTAAAAATTGAACGGCATCATCAAACGTATCAACAGGTACAATTTTCATGTTTGTGCCAATATCTTTCGCTGTTTTGACCGCTTCTTTATAATTGGAATGTTTCGCTCCGCGTTCGTTCGGCGCGAAAAAAATGTCCGCTCCTGCTTTATGAGCAGCAATCACTTTTTGAGAAATGCCGCCGATTGGTCCGACTTCGCCGTCGATGTTGATCGTTCCGGTGCCAGCGATGCGATACCCTTTCGTTAAATCTTCTCGGATCAATTGATTGTACACTTCAAGCGCAAACATAAGCCCAGCGGACGGTCCGCCGATTTGATCGGATTCAATGCGGACAGGCGGATCGGTAACGATATCGCGGTCGGTCATGACGGAAAGTCCGAGACCGACGCGATGCTTTTCTTTTGGAAACGGCGCAAGCGTCAACGTTGCTGTTTTTTCTTTTCCTGATCGTTTATACGTAATTTGGACGCGATCTCCTTTTTTCTTTCCGCTTACGTATTGAATAAATTCATCTGCGTCGTTGAGACGTTGCCCGTCAATCGCAACTAATTGATCGCCGCTTTTCAGCACGTTTGAAGCTGGCATGCCATCAACGACATATAACACATACACCCCTTTATTTCGATACGAAAACGATTTGTTTGCTTTTTTGTAGGCGACAGCGATCGCCGTTTCTTTTGAATTTTCCATCATTTTTAATTGACGATGCGTATATTCTTCGTCGCTTTCCCCTTCTTGTCTTACTTCATCCATGGGGTATAACTCGTTATATTTACTCACATGCGCAAGCATAAACGAAAAAAGATTGGCTTGCCCCATGCGAACGGTCGTTAACATAAATTGTCCTTTTTCTTTATAGCCGCCTTGCACTTCAACGAGCGGACGCAACGGTTCTGCCGTTCCAGGCATCGTCACATAATACGGCAAGTGAAAAAAAGTCGCAAAAGCGAGTAGTAGTGCGACGATGATCGTGATTCGAATATACCGTCTTTTATTCATTGTTTAAACCCCTTCTCTGCAAGCAATTGACGAATGATCGGAAGCTGTTGGCGCGTTGCTTCTTCTCCCATTTGAATCATCTCTTTCGCATGGGTGAACGCATACGAGCTATAACGCTCAAGCGATGGACGAATGACGACATCCGCTTGGGCGATACGGTGGGAAGCAAGTTCAGCTTGAATAATATCTAAACTTTGTAAAACGACATCAAAAATTGAGGTGATCGTATCGTTTTTTTTCACGGAAGCGACGTCGACAGCGATGACGACGTCAGCTCCCATGTCGCGCACGACGGTCGCTGGTACGCGATCGATCACTCCGCCGTCCACGAGCAGACGCCCGTTCCATCGCTCTGGCACGAAAATGCCCGGAATGGAAATGCTGGCGCGCACCGCATCTGCTATACTTCCTTTGCGAAACACAACTTTCTCCCCTTTTTGTAAATCGGTCGCCACGATCGCAAGCGGAATATGGGCGTCTTCAATACGCTTTTGTTTTGTCATGACCGAAATGAAATGTTTAATTTGACGCCCGGCAACGAGTCCCATTTTCGGGACTGTCCAATCGATGTAATCGTTGCGTCGAAACGCTGTCGCGAGCCGATATAATCGTTCCGTTGTCATGCCTGATGCGTACAACGCACCAACGAGCGCCCCCATGCTACTTCCGGCGATCATATGAATCGGAATGTTTTCTTCTTCCAACACTTTAATGACCCCGGCATGCGCAAGGCCGCGCGCACCGCCCGAACCTAACGCCAACCCGATTTTCATTCCTGCTCCCCCTTCCTGTTCAATACTATGGTCTAAAATGTCCACATATACTCGTATATTAAAACGAGTACGATCGGCAAATGAGGAGGCTAACGAACGATGAAAGAAAAATGGAAAACATTGCTGTTATCATCGATCATTATTTGTTTATGTATCGCATTACTTCGCTATCCGCAACATTCATTTGAAGCGGCGGTGCGTGGATTGCATATGTGGTGGGATGTCGTCTTCCCATCTCTTCTTCCTTTTTTTATTGTATCAGAAATTTTGATCGGCTTTGGCGTCGTTCATTTTCTCGGCGTATTGCTTGAGCCGTTCATGCGTCCGCTATTTAAAGTGCCGGGCATCGGCGGATTTGTTTGGGCGATGGGCATGGCTTCGGGATACCCTGCCGGTGCAAAACTGACTGCTCGCCTAAGACAGCAACAACAACTTTCCGCCATCGAGGCGGAGCGGCTCGTTTCGTTCACAAACTCATCTAACCCGCTTTTTATTTTCGGGGCGATTTCCGTCGGTTTTTTTCATAATCCGAACATCGGCATCATTCTTGCTTTGTCTCATTATCTCGGCAACATTTGCGTCGGGTTGATGATGCGCTTTTACGGAAAAGACGAAAGCAACGCGGTTCAAAAACAAACAAAAAGCCTTTTGCGCCAGGCGTTTCGCGCCATGCATGAAACACGCTTAAAACATAGCCAAGCCATCGGAAAGCTGCTTGGAGATGCGGTTCGTTCCTCCATTCAAACGCTTTTAATGATCGGTGGATTTATTATTTTATTTTCTGTTTTGAATAAGCTACTTTATATTACAAACATAACGAAATGGCTAGCCGACATCGTACAATACGCCTTGGCATTCTTTCACTTACCTAGCGAATTAAGCGTTCCGTTCATCGCCGGGTTGTTTGAAATTACGCTCGGCAGCCAAATGGCAAGCGAAGCAACAAACGCAACGCTATTACAAAAAGTCATCGTCACAAGCTTCATCCTTGCTTTTGGCGGTTTTTCCGTCCAAGCTCAAGTCGCAAGCATTTTAGCGGAAGCACATATTCGCTTTCAACCGTTTTTTATCGCTCGTATATTTCACGGTTTTTTCGCTGCTTTTTTCGCATTCATTCTTTGGAAACCGCTGTATGTTCAGCCGCTTGAGTCGGCAGAAACGTTGCCTGTTTGGCTTCCGGAAGCGACGATCCGTTGGCCGATATTGTACATACATTGGATCGAGCAATATGGCTTTTTTGTGACGGCAATCGCATGTTTCCTATATGTCTTTTCGGCTTTCCGACGCGAAAAACCACCTGTTTAAAGGTGGTTTTCTGCATGAGCAAACTTTTTTCGGAGCGCTTCTTCGACAACTTTTGGCACAAGTTCGGAAATGTTGCCGTTATATTTCGCGACTTCTTTCACGATGCTTGAGCTTAAAAAGGAGTATTGGTTGTTTGTCATCATAAAAAACGTTTCAATTTGCTCATTTAATATGCGATTCATAGACGTAATTTGCATTTCGTATTCAAAATCGGAAACAGCACGCAAGCCACGCAAAATGGCGCTTGCGTGTTTACTTTTCGCATAATCAACAAGCAAACCTTGATAACTGTCAACGAAGACGTTATGTAAATCTTTTGTCACTTCTTCTAGCAGCTGCACTCGCTCTTCTGCTGAAAACAACGGTTTTTTTGATGAATTGTTTAACACGACAACATATACTTTGTCAAACACTTTCGCTCCGCGGCGAATAATATCTAAATGTCCATATGTGACAGGATCAAAGCTTCCTGGGCATACCGCAATACTTGCCATCTCTATTCTCCTTCCTCGTCTACGTAAGCGTAAATCGATACAGCCGTGATGCCATACGTTTCGTGTTTCACTTTTGTTAAACGACCGATGTGAATGGGAAGCTCGACTTCAACCCCATGTTCAGCAACGATAAAACCGTCTTTTTGCAATAGTTGATGTGCATCGATGATCGCGATAAGCGCTTCCAACTGTTTATTTTTATAAGGCGGATCAAGAAAAATTAAGCGAAAGGTCAGCCCTCTTTTTATAATTGCTTTTAATGCACGTTCGGCATCGTTGCGATAAATTTCCGCTTGATCGGTCAAACGACAGGCAGCGACGTTTTTTTTCATCGTTTGCACCGCTTTTGCGTCATGATCGACGAAAATAACGCGATCTAATCCGCGACTTAACGCTTCGATGCCAAGTCCACCGCTTCCGCCAAATAAATCAAGCCCAAGTCCGCCAGAAAAATACGGACCGATCATATTAAACATCGCTTCTTTCACTTTATCTGTCGTTGGACGTGTCGTCATCCCTGGTACAGCTTGTAACAGCTTTCCTTTACACTTCCCTGATATGACTCGCATCACTTTCACCTCACTTCTTATTATC comes from Anoxybacillus flavithermus and encodes:
- a CDS encoding DUF3397 domain-containing protein, with the protein product MKDILTSFIAIMIVMPFLSFFFIFTLAKAVFKRKGRRAFHVAVNGSTIFFIFAVHVLLQAIFRRSYIVELLIFFIVTLMIGIVWYWKKTGDVSLQRTFKLYWKMQFLLFTAAYIGLFIYGIIHRVMIAFSS
- a CDS encoding 2-dehydropantoate 2-reductase, whose amino-acid sequence is MRIGIIGGGAVGLLMAAYFSNHYDVTVYTRRQEQAEQLCTHGLTVICGDERTTHRVHAEPFVRETNVDVLFIAVKQYDLTNILKTNMHMLRADAVMFLQNGMGHVSHLPHMPHHHIALAVVEHGAFKIDDTTVSHTGVGKTKWSVWRGKKETFSFLYTTDARFPFQYVDDWEMMLIEKLMVNVAINPLTALLQVPNGMLVTHAPYRQAMEQLFHEVTSIFQIEQRERIWKHIETVCQQTAANRSSMLCDIEAGRMTELDAILGYVIERANERCVPAPISTFLYALMKGKQLEGETER
- a CDS encoding RsfA family transcriptional regulator, which encodes MTRQDAWTEEEDVLLAETVLAFVREGSTQLRAFEEVGKKLSRTAAACGFRWNAYVRKQYEEALELAKQQRKEKKEPQLAERNMTLQDVISFLQTLQQRGEGQQEIEQLREQVRTLQKEKEELEKKLQAVQQEYQTVMHILERARQLSV
- a CDS encoding enoyl-CoA hydratase/isomerase family protein, with translation MRFSYLEGKKNGKANKKDGHAVKGRGKMIEEQHGIVSFTICRPSRRNAIDYAVMDELEQALTLVEQDDEAKVLVITGEGEEAFCAGGDLQVFHQLKTKEEAHAMLAKMGNILYRLLTLSKPTVALINGTAIGGGCELATACDFRFARAGVRLGFVQANLAITTGWGGATMLFEKMPYDQALNILLRAKTMTAEEAEHIGFVHRVFPDSLRERCEKELREYTNKSTAVLRAYKEAAVARWKTEQFRQRFFAEIERCAYLWESEEHDQAVQSFLTKRNK
- the rpmF gene encoding 50S ribosomal protein L32, yielding MAVPFRRTSKMKKRLRRTHFKLRVPGMVECPNCGEMKLAHRVCKVCGTYKGKDVVNK
- a CDS encoding YceD family protein, with product MRWSIHQLHQLQHKGLSIDEMADVSELKEVDDSIRDISPVRVHGRADVSAKKFTFHLTIEGTMTLPCSRTLVDVSYPFAIESTETFFLNDYDATDEESHVVQGEAIDLMPIVKELILLEIPMQIFSEQPDHPDAVPQSGKDWAVISEEEHENKIDPRLAKLAKFFENKNES
- a CDS encoding nucleotidyltransferase produces the protein MKAVGIVVEYNPFHNGHLYHVQQTRKKTSADCVIAVMSSSFTQRGEPAIVPKWERARMALAGGVDLVVELPYTFAVQTAEWFAQGAISILDALFCEQLCFGSEDGSIEPFIKTAQLLVYEKEQHNEKVKQYMQQGINYAKAYTLALHDIGHDTLDVSQPNNILGLHYVKAIIEQRSKMMPETIQRTAAHYHDETLPANDNIASATSIRRSLQISYNDVARYVPHTTYETLQTYRHTYMTWHDWEKYFPFLKYRLLTMEVDDIRQIAEVEEGIEHRLKKTIIHATSFHDFLSAVKTKRYTWTRLQRICTHILTNVMKKEIAKAIENKRATYVRPLAMNETGRAYLQEIKKRMTLPLVTNAKQMRHDPIYQIEKKATQAYFSILPEPLCSEALQREYKTPPLR
- a CDS encoding SepM family pheromone-processing serine protease, giving the protein MNKRRYIRITIIVALLLAFATFFHLPYYVTMPGTAEPLRPLVEVQGGYKEKGQFMLTTVRMGQANLFSFMLAHVSKYNELYPMDEVRQEGESDEEYTHRQLKMMENSKETAIAVAYKKANKSFSYRNKGVYVLYVVDGMPASNVLKSGDQLVAIDGQRLNDADEFIQYVSGKKKGDRVQITYKRSGKEKTATLTLAPFPKEKHRVGLGLSVMTDRDIVTDPPVRIESDQIGGPSAGLMFALEVYNQLIREDLTKGYRIAGTGTINIDGEVGPIGGISQKVIAAHKAGADIFFAPNERGAKHSNYKEAVKTAKDIGTNMKIVPVDTFDDAVQFLQKLS
- a CDS encoding patatin-like phospholipase family protein; translation: MKIGLALGSGGARGLAHAGVIKVLEEENIPIHMIAGSSMGALVGALYASGMTTERLYRLATAFRRNDYIDWTVPKMGLVAGRQIKHFISVMTKQKRIEDAHIPLAIVATDLQKGEKVVFRKGSIADAVRASISIPGIFVPERWNGRLLVDGGVIDRVPATVVRDMGADVVIAVDVASVKKNDTITSIFDVVLQSLDIIQAELASHRIAQADVVIRPSLERYSSYAFTHAKEMIQMGEEATRQQLPIIRQLLAEKGFKQ
- the ylbJ gene encoding sporulation integral membrane protein YlbJ translates to MKEKWKTLLLSSIIICLCIALLRYPQHSFEAAVRGLHMWWDVVFPSLLPFFIVSEILIGFGVVHFLGVLLEPFMRPLFKVPGIGGFVWAMGMASGYPAGAKLTARLRQQQQLSAIEAERLVSFTNSSNPLFIFGAISVGFFHNPNIGIILALSHYLGNICVGLMMRFYGKDESNAVQKQTKSLLRQAFRAMHETRLKHSQAIGKLLGDAVRSSIQTLLMIGGFIILFSVLNKLLYITNITKWLADIVQYALAFFHLPSELSVPFIAGLFEITLGSQMASEATNATLLQKVIVTSFILAFGGFSVQAQVASILAEAHIRFQPFFIARIFHGFFAAFFAFILWKPLYVQPLESAETLPVWLPEATIRWPILYIHWIEQYGFFVTAIACFLYVFSAFRREKPPV
- the coaD gene encoding pantetheine-phosphate adenylyltransferase — protein: MASIAVCPGSFDPVTYGHLDIIRRGAKVFDKVYVVVLNNSSKKPLFSAEERVQLLEEVTKDLHNVFVDSYQGLLVDYAKSKHASAILRGLRAVSDFEYEMQITSMNRILNEQIETFFMMTNNQYSFLSSSIVKEVAKYNGNISELVPKVVEEALRKKFAHAENHL
- the rsmD gene encoding 16S rRNA (guanine(966)-N(2))-methyltransferase RsmD, with the protein product MRVISGKCKGKLLQAVPGMTTRPTTDKVKEAMFNMIGPYFSGGLGLDLFGGSGGLGIEALSRGLDRVIFVDHDAKAVQTMKKNVAACRLTDQAEIYRNDAERALKAIIKRGLTFRLIFLDPPYKNKQLEALIAIIDAHQLLQKDGFIVAEHGVEVELPIHIGRLTKVKHETYGITAVSIYAYVDEEGE